Proteins encoded within one genomic window of Arachis ipaensis cultivar K30076 chromosome B08, Araip1.1, whole genome shotgun sequence:
- the LOC107610575 gene encoding protein C2-DOMAIN ABA-RELATED 7-like, which produces MLFELLLIGMVDDIKTPIHLKVFDKDMFSADDEMGEAVIDIKPYVKCWNKGLEKLPDGCVVKRIQPNENNYLAEESPCIWHNGTIIQRMLLKLRNVECGELLCELEWLSVLGSMGLLELQQLHA; this is translated from the exons atgctatttgagctattactcattggcatggTTGACGATATTAAAACTCCAATACATCTG AAAGTTTTCGACAAAGACATGTTCTCAGCAGATGATGAAATGGGTGAAGCAGTTATAGATATAAAGCCATATGTTAAGTGCTGGAACAAAGGATTGGAAAAACTCCCAGATGGTTGTGTAGTGAAAAGAATTCAGCCAAATGAAAATAACTATCTTGCAGAAGAGAGTCCCTGTATTTGGCACAATGGGACTATAATCCAACGTATGCTCTTAAAATTGAGAAATGTCGAGTGTGGTGAATTACTCTGTGAACTTGAATGGCTTAGTGTACTAGGTTCTATGGGCTTATTAGAGCTACAACAATTACATGCTTAA